In Pedobacter sp. WC2423, the following are encoded in one genomic region:
- a CDS encoding FecR family protein — protein MKVKKENIENINFEKLWDELPVAGKLDSGQKERMWEQIDLKMVRPAKKNNHWWVAAAATVLMVAGSAIALNMTSHSNYLEVISYESSKTILLQDSTEIILGQHSKLKYPAEFGWFNRDVSLEGNAIFKVKHNGKSFTVTSGGFKTKVLGTFFKVDMSPDYSTAKVSLFEGKVQVSYKDSKTAILKPGDQWSYNTKKELPNLNHQENLTAKNVKLDFKNASLTEVLKQLSLIYGVKISSKEGVNEKMKITGTFYYSTPLQSLEEMGYPFGLSVKKINKLQYEIK, from the coding sequence ATGAAAGTGAAAAAAGAAAATATAGAAAATATCAATTTTGAGAAATTATGGGATGAGCTTCCTGTAGCTGGAAAATTAGATTCCGGGCAAAAGGAGCGCATGTGGGAGCAAATTGATCTTAAAATGGTCCGTCCAGCGAAAAAGAACAACCACTGGTGGGTAGCTGCTGCAGCCACAGTTCTGATGGTTGCCGGATCAGCTATTGCATTGAATATGACCTCCCACAGCAACTATCTTGAAGTTATTTCCTATGAATCTTCAAAAACAATTCTCCTGCAGGATAGTACTGAGATTATCCTGGGACAACATAGTAAACTTAAATACCCTGCTGAATTTGGCTGGTTTAACAGAGATGTTAGCCTGGAAGGGAATGCGATATTTAAGGTGAAGCATAATGGGAAATCTTTTACCGTAACCTCAGGAGGTTTTAAGACTAAAGTACTGGGGACTTTTTTTAAAGTAGACATGTCTCCGGATTATTCAACTGCTAAGGTTTCTCTTTTTGAGGGAAAAGTCCAGGTCAGTTATAAAGATTCAAAAACGGCTATATTGAAACCAGGAGATCAATGGTCATATAACACCAAAAAAGAATTGCCAAACCTTAATCATCAGGAGAACCTGACTGCAAAAAATGTTAAGCTTGATTTTAAGAATGCAAGCCTGACTGAGGTTTTAAAACAGCTATCCTTAATTTATGGAGTAAAGATCAGCAGCAAGGAAGGGGTCAATGAAAAAATGAAGATTACCGGGACTTTCTATTACAGCACTCCATTGCAGTCGCTTGAAGAAATGGGGTACCCGTTTGGTTTAAGTGTTAAAAAGATAAATAAACTACAGTATGAGATAAAATAA